Proteins co-encoded in one Arachis hypogaea cultivar Tifrunner chromosome 11, arahy.Tifrunner.gnm2.J5K5, whole genome shotgun sequence genomic window:
- the LOC140176259 gene encoding uncharacterized protein: MADNGVPQFTQAELMAQMAELQAEVKRLAELSARNNANQIGEGNSKRSSQGTSDLLIADPPKERLTSDNPFSEEITNFQMPKHFTLPSSLEPYKGIGDPRAHIKKFQSMMFFNGPNNEPVLCRAFPTYLDGAALLWFSKLPAGSISSFEELAKSFIDYFAAARIYVHGSDYLGTIRQGPQESLKGYLTRFAEATMEIPDLDPAVHLHALKAGLRPGKFRETIAITKPKTLEEFRERAAGQMEIEELREANKMERKPIREEERSMRSTPNKEVGKTFKLTPKFDNYTRFNTRREKIIKEILNAKIIKPPVRAGSYQDQRFVDKSKHCAFHQKYGHTTDECIIAKDLLERLARQGLLDKYIEGRKHKEDDQGKEERQPTSVNKEKWPSNNLPKAVINCISGGFARGGETTSARKWSYRAMLAIEGTSPPNKSDAPDLEITFNKADMCSAAPHLDDPVVISIQTGDLLVRKVLLDPGSSADVLFYSTFLKMNLSEKLIQPSSGELVGFSGERVPIKGYIWLKTTIGENASSRTLDIQYLIVDCNSPYNIILGRPALNMFRAVISTFHLCVKFQAQDGRIATIHSDRQQARQCYNSCLKRSDNRERQHEIKAVQTREEVLSLAKLDPRGDTQERPQPTDELQKIQLTSKPEQVTYIGQALQGQERSDLVKLLRANADLFAWTPADMPGISPDIICHKLATNLSSRPIAQKKRNLGTEKSKAALEETSKLLQDDFIREIRFTTWLSNVVMLVDNASGFESLSFMDAYSGYNQILMHPEDQSKTAFITEHGNFCYRVMPFGLKNAGATYQRLMDKVFHHQIGRNMEIYVDDMVAKTKKEKSHCEDLRKIFGQLRIYNMRLNPEKCAFGVKGGKFLGFMLTSRGIEANPEKCSAILNMESPKTIKEVQQLAGRIAALSRFLPAASSRAYYLFQTISKNKKFHWTEEGEKAFSELKTILSTPPVLQRPEIGKPLYLYLSVSSYAISSALVLETGKTQQPVYFVSRVMQPTEQRYPKIEQLALALITTARRLRHYFQSHTIVVRTNHPLRQILTKPELAGQLTKWSIELSEFDIQFQTRSALKAQVLTDFITEMTPYDHIETWELHVDGASSREGSGAGIILKEGNKVVAEQALQFHFSASNNQAEYEALIAGLKLALSHKVTNLTAHCDSLLVVQQIRGEFQVKDPLLEQYWLIAKDLISNSVRSPYYMCIENKMSGQTYYLNSPPPGRTHKHQHYRSTHSQNRALNYYVLKTLTTSTIGGNLSLNTYVQVHYPETSSILNSSNVRQASTREYQESYTDEVSHNHY, translated from the exons ATGGCTGACAACGGAGTCCCTCAATTCACACAGGCTGAGCTCATGGCCCAAATGGCGGAACTTCAAGCAGAAGTCAAAAGACTAGCCGAACTATCAGCACGAAATAACGCCAACCAGATAGGCGAGGGAAATTCCAAAAGATCTTCCCAGGGCACATCTGACCTGCTGATCGCTGACCCACCAAAAGAGAGACTAACCTCGGACAACCCTTTTTCCGAAGAAATCACAAATTTTCAAATGCCAAAACATTTCACACTCCCCTCCTCACTTGAGCCGTATAAGGGGATTGGTGACCCCCGGGCTCACATTAAGAAATTTcaatctatgatgttttttaacggTCCTAACAATGAACCTGTACTTTGCAGAGCCTTCCCGACGTATCTTGACGGAGCAGCTTTGCTTTGGTTTTCGAAACTACCTGCAGGTTCAATCTCTTCTTTTGAAGAGCTGGCGAAGTCTTTCATTGATTACTTCGCCGCAGCGAGAATATACGTCCATGGATCGGATTACCTCGGCACGATCCGCCAAGGTCCACAGGAAAGCCTAAAGGGTTACCTGACCAGGTTTGCAGAGGCGACCATGGAAATACCCGACCTAGATCCGGCTGTCCACCTCCATGCACTTAAGGCCGGCCTCCGACCTGGCAAATTCAGAGAAACGATCGCCATCACCAAACCGAAGACACTGGAGGAGTTCAGGGAAAGGGCAGCCGGACAAATGGAAATCGAAGAACTACGCGAGGCCAACAAAATGGAAAGGAAACCCATAAGGGAGGAGGAACGATCAATGAGATCGACCCCCAACAAGGAGGTCGGCAAAACATTTAAGCTCACTCCGAAATTTGACAATTACACCAGATTCAACACAAGAAGGGAAAAGATAATCAAGGAAATACTCAATGCCAAGATTATAAAACCCCCAGTAAGGGCAGGCAGTTACCAAGACCAGAGGTTCGTAGACAAAAGCAAACATTGCGCTTTCCACCAAAAATACGGACACACCACCGACGAATGCATAATAGCCAAAGACCTTTTGGAAAGGCTTGCACGGCAAGGCCTATTAGATAAGTACATTGAAGGGAGGAAGCATAAGGAAGACGACCAAGGCAAGGAGGAAAGGCAACCGACCTCAGTAAACAAGGAAAAATGGCCGAGCAATAACCTACCCAAGGCAGTCATAAACTGCATCTCCGGAGGATTCGCTAGAGGCGGCGAAACAACATCGGCCAGGAAATGGAGTTACCGAGCCATGCTAGCCATAGAAGGAACCTCACCTCCAAACAAGAGCGACGCACCAGATTTAGAAATCACCTTCAATAAAGCGGATATGTGCTCGGCCGCCCCACACCTGGACGACCCGGTCGTAATTTCTATCCAGACAGGCGACCTACTGGTAAGAAAGGTCCTTTTGGACCCAGGTAGCAGCGCAGACGTACTCTTTTATTCTACCTTTTTAAAGATGAACTTATCTGAAAAACTCATACAACCCTCCTCCGGAGAACTGGTAGGATTCTCCGGAGAAAGGGTACCAATAAAAGGTTATATATGGCTTAAAACGACAATAGGTGAAAACGCATCATCCCGAACACTTGATATACAATACCTGATTGTCGATTGCAATAGTCCTTATAACATTATCCTCGGGAGACCCGCTCTGAACATGTTCAGAGCAGTAATATCAACTTTCCACCTATGTGTTAAGTTTCAGGCACAGGACGGAAGAATAGCAACGATTCACTCAGACCGCCAACAAGCTCGGCAGTGTTATAACTCTTGCCTAAAAAGGTCGGATAACAGAGAAAGACAACACGAGATCAAAGCGGTACAAACCAGAGAGGAAGTCCTTTCCCTAGCCAAACTCGACCCCAGGGGAGACACACAGGAGAGACCACAACCAACTGACGAACTCCAGAAAATTCAACTGACATCCAAACCAGAGCAAGTAACATACATCGGTCAAGCACTACAAGGACAAGAAAGGTCGGATCTCGTAAAGCTACTAAGAGCCAACGCAGACTTATTCGCCTGGACCCCAGCAGATATGCCGGGCATAAGTCCGGACATCATCTGTCACAAACTCGCCACCAATCTTTCGAGCCGACCCATAGCTCAGAAGAAAAGAAACCTAGGAACAGAGAAATCAAAGGCAGCCCTGGAAGAGACCAGTAAACTCTTACAAGACGACTTCATCAGAGAAATCCGCTTCACCACATGGCTCTCGaatgtggtaatg CTTGTAGACAACGCTTCAGGTTTCGAAAGCttaagcttcatggatgcatactcggggtaTAATCAAATACTCATGCATCCTGAAGATCAAAGCAAGACAGCATTCATAACCGAACATGGAAACTTTTGTTATCGTGTAATGCCATTTGGCttaaagaatgcaggtgcgaCCTATCAACGCTTGATGGACAAGGTCTTCCATCACCAAATAGGACGCAACATGGAGATATATGTGGACGATATGGTCGCGAAAACCAAGAAAGAAAAATCACACTGTGAAGACCTCAGGAAAATATTTGGACAACTCCGAATTTACAATATGAGATTGAACCCAGAGAAGTGTGCCTTCGGTGTAAAGGGAGGAAAGTTTCTCGGATTCATGCTCACATCGCGAGGAATCGAGGCGAACCCTGAAAAATGTTCAGCAATACTCAACATGGAAAGCCCTAAAACGataaaagaggtacaacaacttgCAGGAAGGATAGCTGCGCTATCCCGATTCCTACCCGCTGCATCAAGCCGAGCATATTACCTCTTCCAAACAATATCGAAGAACAAAAAATTTCATTGGACAGAGGAAGGCGAGAAAGCATTTTCCGAGCTCAAAACGATCTTATCAACACCACCCGTGCTACAAAGACCAGAAATCGGTAAACCTTTATATTTATACTTATCTGTTTCAAGTTATGCTATAAGCTCGGCCCTTGTTCTCGAAACAGGAAAAACGCAACAGCCAGTATACTTTGTCAGCAGAGTCATGCAACCAACCGAGCAACGATATCCGAAGATAGAACAACTCGCCCTTGCACTGATAACAACAGCAAGGAGACTTAGACACTACTTCCAAAGCCACACAATAGTAGTAAGAACGAATCACCCACTGAGACAAATATTAACAAAACCAGAACTGGCAGGACAGTTGACCAAATGGTCAATTGAACTCTCAGAGTTCGACATTCAGTTTCAGACTAGATCGGCCCTCAAGGCACAAGTTCTCACCGACTTCATCACGGAGATGACCCCATACGATCACATTGAAACATGGGAATTGCACGTGGATGGGGCGTCAAGTCGAGAAGGGAGTGGGGCTGGCATAATCTTAAAGGAGGGAAATAAGGTGGTAGCCGAGCAAGCCCTCCAATTTCACTTCTCGGCAAGCAACAATCAGGCCGAGTATGAAGCCCTCATAGCGGGACTAAAGCTCGCCCTAAGCCACAAAGTGACGAACTTAACGGCACATTGCGATTCCCTCCTGGTGGTCCAACAAATCCGAGGAGAATTCCAGGTAAAAGATCCCTTGCTAGAACAATACTGGCTCATAGCAAAggatctaatttcaaattcagttcgTTCACCATATTACATGTGCATAGAGAACAAAATGTCAGGGCAGACATACTATCTAAACTCGCCGCCACCAGGGCGGACACACAAACATCAACATTATCGCAGCACACACTCACAAAACCGAGCATTGAATTATTATGTATTGAAAACATTAACCACCTCCACGATTGGAGGAAACCTTTCCTTGAATACATATGTACAGGTGCATTACCCAGAGACGAGCTCCATCCTCAACAGTTCAAACGTAAGGCAAGCTTCTACACGAGAATATCAGGAGAGCTATACAGACGAGGTTTCTCACAACCATTACTAA
- the LOC112723116 gene encoding LOW QUALITY PROTEIN: probable protein phosphatase 2C 41 (The sequence of the model RefSeq protein was modified relative to this genomic sequence to represent the inferred CDS: inserted 2 bases in 1 codon) — translation MVLFQSFVNELARSVSIKKEKKCQKDDDGRRAVKEMAKAARKNDLLLKSSGVVKSTKANSFASVFTNKGQKGVNQDRVLVWEEFGCQGDMMLCGIFDGHGLWGHLVAKRVRKLVPAFLLCNWQKSVAATSSLHLDFKMESDEYIHGFDLWKQSYLKSYAAIDQDLKQHTGIDSFRSGTTALTIIKQGNYLITANLGDSRAVLATTSEDGKLIPIQLTTDLKPNLPEEANRIMESGGEVFCMEDEKGVYRAWMPNGRSPGFAISRAFGDHCMKDFGLISVPEVTHTKLTKRDQFVILASDGVWDVMSNEEAVKIVCSSGGERAAERVVKRAIHEWKRKRSSIAMDDMSVICLFFHSHSXSHQLPPTKALTL, via the exons ATGGTTCTTTTCCAATCGTTTGTGAATGAATTGGCACGAAGTGTGTCcatcaagaaagaaaagaagtgtCAGAAAGATGATGATGGAAGAAGAGCTGTGAAAGAAATGGCAAAGGCAGCAAGGAAGAATGATTTGTTATTGAAATCATCTGGAGTTGTAAAGTCCACAAAGGCCAACAGCTTTGCTTCTGTGTTCACAAATAAGGGCCAGAAAGGAGTCAATCAAGATCGTGTCCTTGTTTGGGAG GAATTTGGTTGCCAAGGGGACATGATGTTATGTGGAATTTTTGATGGACATGGCCTTTGGGGACACTTAGTAGCCAAGAGGGTGAGGAAACTAGTACCAGCTTTTCTGCTATGCAATTGGCAAAAAAGTGTGGCTGCAACATCATCACTTCACTTGGATTTTAAGATGGAATCAGATGAATATATTCATGGATTTGATTTATGGAAGCAATCCTACTTAAAGTCATATGCTGCCATTGATCAAGATCTAAAGCAGCACACTGGGATTGATTCCTTTCGAAGTGGTACCACAGCTTTGACAATTATCAAACAG GGAAATTATCTGATTACAGCAAATCTAGGTGATTCTAGAGCTGTGTTGGCAACAACTTCAGAGGATGGAAAATTGATTCCAATTCAGCTAACAACAGACTTGAAACCAAATTTACCAG AGGAGGCGAATCGGATAATGGAATCAGGAGGGGAAGTGTTTTGTATGGAAGATGAAAAAGGAGTGTACAGAGCATGGATGCCTAATGGTAGATCACCAGGGTTTGCAATTTCAAGAGCTTTTGGTGACCATTGCATGAAGGATTTTGGATTAATATCTGTCCCAGAAGTCACACACACAAAACTCACCAAAAGGGATCAATTTGTAATATTGGCTTCAGATGGG GTATGGGATGTTATGTCAAATGAGGAAGCAGTGAAGATTGTGTGTTCTTCAGGGGGAGAAAGAGCAGCAGAAAGGGTAGTGAAACGTGCAATCCATGAATGGAAACGCAAGAGAAGTAGCATTGCTATGGATGATATGTCTGTCATTTGCCTCTTCTTTCATTCTCACTC CTCTCATCAGCTTCCTCCCACTAAGGCACTAACACTATAA
- the LOC112723117 gene encoding uncharacterized protein: protein MHRETDQWRATRSPFQLSTVHVTSSTIHSLSLRAFHARSLFYLYTSHKQRLFRCVFLHSMAPSFNLPCQCVKELNDESDFEALASPDGYISICGFGSLLSEKSARSTFPDLINFRIAKLTGFRRVFTIVGGFFFTRGIANIKTQEVAALSVEPCESETIIVTVFEIKKTEIPAYIEREREYRFLAVFPESLDGEPFANPAVLCASYTDEEFFKFRCKESKEVYFQQYGEYEVHKIWRDDVFPCRVYLRHCLLAAKSLGDEAYNNFLDHTYLADRETSIRKYFERVGSSIMDEEPPQSLKTRYGG, encoded by the exons ATGCATCGGGAAACGGATCAATGGCGCGCCACCAGATCACCTTTCCAACTGTCCACTGTCCACGTCACATCCTCAACCATACACTCGCTCAGTTTACGCGCGTTTCATGCACGCTcgctcttctatttatacacgaGTCACAAGCAGCGCCTTTTCAGGTGCGTATTCCTTCACTCGATGGCTCCGTCGTTCAATCTCCCATGCCAGTGCGTTAAGGAACTCAATGACGAGTCCGATTTCGAAGCGTTAGCTTCACCGGACGGTTACATCTCCATATGCGGCTTCGGTTCTCTCCTCTCCG AGAAAAGTGCCAGAAGCACGTTCCCTGACCTTATTAACTTCAGGATAGCCAAGTTAACTGGCTTCCGCCGTGTCTTCACGATTGTCGGAGGTTTCTTCTTCACTCGCGGCATTGCCAATATCAAAACTCAG GAAGTTGCAGCACTCTCCGTGGAGCCTTGTGAAAGCGAAACAATTATTGTCACTGTTTTTGAGATTAAAAAAACAGAG ATACCAGCTTATATAGAAAGAGAAAGGGAATATCGATTTTTGGCT GTTTTTCCTGAATCACTGGATGGGGAGCCTTTTGCCAATCCAGCA GTCCTTTGTGCCTCTTACACTGATGAGGAATTCTTTAAATTTAGATGCAAAG AGAGCAAGGAAGTATACTTTCAACAATATGGAGAATATGAAGTCCACAAAATTTGGCGGGATGATGTTTTCCCATGCCGTGTTTATCTTCGTCACTG CTTGCTGGCCGCAAAAAGCCTTGGTGATGAAGCATACAATAATTTTCTGGACCACACATACCTGGCAGACCGTGAAACAAGCATACGCAAGTACTTTGAAAGAGTAGGTTCAAGCATCATGGATGAAGAGCCTCCTCAGTCTTTGAAAACTCGTTACGGTGGTTGA
- the LOC112723118 gene encoding uncharacterized protein: MAAGTMATAAGAAVLMYLVLSRKLLSRKEEEEEEGGGGGGGMDSSRLSRTVRRRFARRPAQAPANLLESIVTLSETLRFTYSETLGKWPIGDLAFGINYFMRKQGNVVVASVYGGSGCVELKGREIVGELRELLRLLTMCMLFSKKPFPVFLDSAGFSPEHVLLQKPKAGLLKPAFTIIRDTQSKCFLLLIRGTHSIKDTLTAAMGAVVPFHHSVLNDGGVSNLVLGYAHCGMVAAARWIAKLCTPTLHKALGECADFKVKIVGHSLGGGTAALLTYILREQKEFSSSTCVTFAPAACMTWELAESGKHFITTVINGSDLVPTFSTSSVDDLRSEVTASSWLNDLRDQVEHTKVLNVVYRSATALGSRLPSISSAKARVADAGALLKPVTSSTQVVMKRAQSVAEAVVRTRSSLSSWSCMSARRRSVGPLPNSKLENSAETSVVAKRTAESLFTEEVVRDHMLSNDEPSSSSGGSVHDDTDEEEKLLPANQYVTTSTVDGITEGELWSQLEQELQQKDNITEIQAREEEAAAAKEIIEEENQFVDAAESSNSITSDNLDNQRFYPPGRIMHIVPVPSSGDSNSNSNGPVEERVCLYETPRELYSKLRLSKTMINDHYMPMYKRMMELLIRELEKDSSFDVIM; encoded by the exons ATGGCCGCCGGGACAATGGCCACCGCCGCCGGAGCTGCGGTGCTCATGTACCTCGTGCTCAGCAGGAAGCTCCTTtctagaaaggaagaagaagaagaagaaggaggaggaggaggaggaggcatgGATTCGTCGAGACTGAGCAGAACGGTGAGGAGGAGGTTTGCTCGGAGGCCAGCTCAGGCGCCGGCGAATCTCTTGGAGTCGATCGTGACGCTCTCGGAGACTTTGAGGTTCACGTACTCGGAGACTCTCGGAAAGTGGCCCATCGGAGACTTGGCGTTCGGCATCAACTACTTCATGCGCAAGCAG GGTAATGTAGTAGTCGCGAGTGTATACGGAGGGAGTGGTTGTGTGGAATTGAAAGGGCGTGAGATAGTTGGGGAGCTGCGTGAGCTGTTGAGGTTGCTGACAATGTGCATGCTCTTCTCAAAGAAGCCGTTTCCGGTGTTCTTAGATTCCGCCGGATTCTCCCCGGAGCATGTTCTCCTTCAGAAGCCCAAAGCTGGG CTTCTGAAGCCTGCTTTCACAATTATACGGGATACACAATCAAAATGTTTTCTTCTATTGATCCGGGGAACTCATAGCATAAAAGATACTCTAACAGCTGCAATGGGTGCTGTCGTCCCTTTCCACCACTCTGTTTTAAATGATGGTGGGGTGAGCAACTTGGTTTTAGGATATGCACACTGTGGTATGGTGGCTGCAGCTCGTTGGATTGCAAAGCTCTGCACTCCGACATTGCATAAGGCTCTTGGTGAATGTGCTGACTTTAAAGTCAAG ATTGTTGGGCACTCACTTGGTGGTGGTACTGCTGCACTGTTAACTTATATTCTTAGAGAACAAAAAGAGTTCTCTTCAAGCACATGCGTCACATTTGCCCCAG CTGCCTGTATGACATGGGAATTAGCTGAATCAGGGAAGCACTTTATCACCACTGTTATAAATGGTTCAGATCTAGTGCCTACGTTCTCAACTTCCTCTGTCGATGATCTTCGTTCTGAG GTCACAGCATCATCATGGTTGAATGATTTACGAGATCAAGTTGAGCATACAAAGGTCCTGAATGTTGTCTACCGCTCTGCAACTGCACTTGGATCCCGGTTGCCATCTATATCTAGCGCTAAAGCAAGAGTAGCTGATGCAGGAGCGCTTTTGAAGCCAGTAACCAGTAGCACCCAG GTTGTGATGAAGCGTGCACAAAGTGTTGCTGAAGCTGTAGTCAGAACTCGCTCATCATTGTCATCATGGTCCTGCATGAGTGCACGTCGTCGGAGTGTTGGCCCACTACCAAACTCCAAACTGGAGAACTCAGCAGAAACTTCTGTAGTAGCCAAGAGAACTGCGGAATCTCTTTTTACTGAAGAGGTAGTTAGAGATCATATGCTTAGTAATGATGAACCTAGTTCATCAAGTGGAGGATCTGTCCACGATGACACGGATGAAGAGGAAAAACTCCTCCCTGCTAATCAGTACGTTACCACTTCCACTGTGGATGGCATCACTGAAGGCGAATTATGGTCCCAACTGGAGCAGGAGCTCCAGCAGAAGGACAATATCACCGAGATTCAGGCTCGGGAAGAAGAGGCAGCCGCAGCAAAAGAAATAATCGAAGAAGAGAATCAGTTTGTTGATGCAGCAGAAAGCAGTAATTCGATCACATCCGACAACTTGGATAACCAACGATTTTATCCCCCAGGAAGAATCATGCATATTGTCCCTGTACCTTCATCTGGTGATTCTAATTCAAATTCCAATGGACCCGTTGAGGAGCGGGTCTGCTTATATGAAACACCCAGAGAGCTATATAGCAAGCTCAGGCTTTCAAAAACGATGATAAATGATCATTACATGCCCATGTATAAGAGGATGATGGAACTACTAATTCGAGAACTAGAGAAAGATAGTAGCTTTGACGTGATAATGTGA